In a single window of the Serratia quinivorans genome:
- the ydfH_4 gene encoding Uncharacterized HTH-type transcriptional regulator ydfH — MSLDAESQELPTAEEAGMSLNELAYRRFKQALVTLSYKPGEYLNTAQVMSELDMGRTPINQAIHRLANEGLLQVIPRKGVMVSPLSMDDALELIEVRLANEMLCMRLASKRITEPQVAALTALNQQIEAASQRRDRVQMMTLDHQFHQQLAQIAGNNMLADILSVLHARAQRFWASTLSREGHMREVIEEHRAIIAALAAQDDDAAANAAEAHILSFRSALLHEG; from the coding sequence ATGAGCCTTGACGCAGAGAGCCAGGAACTCCCGACGGCAGAGGAAGCCGGAATGTCACTGAATGAACTGGCCTATCGGCGCTTTAAGCAGGCATTGGTGACGTTGAGTTATAAGCCTGGTGAATATCTCAATACCGCGCAGGTAATGAGTGAGCTGGATATGGGCAGAACGCCAATCAATCAGGCAATCCACCGGCTGGCCAATGAAGGGTTGTTACAGGTGATCCCGCGTAAAGGGGTGATGGTCTCGCCACTGTCGATGGATGACGCACTGGAATTGATTGAAGTCCGACTGGCCAATGAAATGCTGTGTATGCGGCTGGCAAGCAAGCGAATTACCGAACCACAAGTCGCCGCACTGACGGCCCTCAATCAACAAATTGAAGCCGCCAGCCAGCGCCGTGACCGGGTGCAGATGATGACGCTGGACCACCAGTTCCACCAGCAGCTGGCGCAGATCGCCGGGAATAATATGCTGGCGGACATCCTGAGCGTGCTGCACGCCAGGGCGCAACGCTTTTGGGCCAGTACGCTGTCACGCGAAGGTCATATGCGAGAGGTGATCGAAGAACATCGAGCCATTATCGCTGCACTGGCCGCACAGGATGACGACGCAGCCGCCAATGCAGCAGAGGCGCACATTCTGTCTTTCCGCAGCGCGCTGCTGCATGAGGGCTGA
- a CDS encoding Protein of uncharacterised function (DUF2848), which produces MRLTFTLPESSGAGVLDVEIDHLVIAGWTGRDREAILHHIRELAELGVPQPSAVPLFYRVAANQLSQSDCIEVIGNASSGEAEPLIFTHQGELFVSLASDHTDRQLEAHSVALSKQICVKPVARAAWPLREVIAHWDSLILRSWIKENGEFRLYQQGYLASLRTPGDLLDRYLSGQQVPEGGLTVPQPRDGLAMACGTVAAIGGIRPAVEFRMELVDEVLGRTISHGYRSIELPVVA; this is translated from the coding sequence ATGAGACTGACCTTCACTTTACCTGAATCCAGCGGGGCCGGGGTGTTGGATGTTGAGATTGATCATTTGGTGATCGCCGGCTGGACCGGCCGCGATCGCGAGGCCATTCTGCACCATATTAGGGAGTTGGCCGAACTGGGCGTGCCCCAACCCAGTGCAGTCCCGCTATTTTATCGGGTGGCGGCTAATCAGCTCAGTCAGAGCGATTGCATTGAAGTGATCGGCAATGCCAGCTCCGGAGAAGCGGAGCCTTTGATCTTCACTCATCAGGGTGAACTGTTTGTTTCGCTGGCCTCAGATCATACCGATCGCCAACTGGAGGCGCACAGCGTCGCGCTGTCCAAACAAATCTGCGTCAAACCGGTAGCCCGCGCCGCCTGGCCACTACGGGAAGTGATTGCTCACTGGGATTCATTGATCCTGCGATCCTGGATCAAAGAAAACGGTGAGTTCCGGCTTTATCAGCAGGGTTACCTTGCCAGTCTGCGTACTCCCGGCGATCTGCTGGATCGCTATTTGAGTGGTCAGCAGGTGCCGGAGGGCGGGCTGACGGTCCCGCAGCCGCGAGATGGCCTGGCGATGGCCTGTGGCACGGTCGCGGCGATTGGCGGTATCCGTCCGGCGGTCGAGTTTCGTATGGAACTGGTGGACGAAGTGCTGGGACGTACCATCAGCCACGGTTATCGCAGCATAGAACTGCCGGTGGTGGCGTGA
- the gatA_3 gene encoding Glutamyl-tRNA(Gln) amidotransferase subunit A: MKKLTLAQAAAGLASGEFTAVQLTATALAQIADPQGEGARTFTHVYSDWAQQQALAADRRRAAGKPLSALDGVPVSVKDLFDVAGETTAAGSRVLADAPVANNHAAVVAQLLQAGAVVIGKTNMTEFAYSGLGINPHYGTPANPWDRPAGRIPGGSSSGAAVAVADGMCFGAIGSDTGGSVRIPAAFCGLTGYKPTARRISSRGLLPLSPSLDSIGVIAHDVAGCIALDTVIAQQPLHPQQKMLSQARFAVPQTLVLDGLDEEITAAFHLSVERLVQAGAQIEFIPCHEFAELAAINAAGGFTALESWRWHQPLIAEHAEDYDPRVLSRIRRGRLLDEQDLQQLRMQRADWQRRVTAAVEKFDALLMPTLPFVAPTIAELQEDEDAYFRINGAALRNPSVINFLDGCALSLPCQRGDTAPVGLMVAGLPLHDEALLGWALAIERCLAEA, translated from the coding sequence ATGAAAAAACTGACTTTAGCGCAGGCCGCCGCCGGATTGGCCAGTGGCGAATTCACTGCTGTGCAACTGACCGCCACCGCTCTGGCGCAAATCGCCGACCCACAGGGGGAGGGCGCACGCACTTTTACTCATGTTTATAGCGACTGGGCACAGCAGCAGGCATTGGCTGCCGATCGACGGCGTGCGGCGGGTAAGCCCCTGTCGGCGTTGGACGGTGTGCCGGTATCGGTCAAAGACCTGTTTGATGTCGCCGGGGAGACCACCGCTGCCGGTTCGCGGGTGTTGGCCGATGCGCCGGTAGCCAACAACCACGCTGCAGTGGTGGCGCAGTTGTTGCAGGCTGGCGCGGTAGTGATCGGCAAAACCAACATGACCGAGTTTGCCTATTCGGGGCTTGGCATTAATCCCCACTACGGCACGCCCGCCAATCCCTGGGATCGCCCTGCTGGCCGTATTCCCGGTGGTTCGTCTTCCGGTGCGGCGGTTGCGGTGGCTGACGGCATGTGCTTTGGCGCGATAGGCAGCGATACCGGCGGTTCGGTACGTATTCCGGCGGCCTTCTGTGGCCTGACCGGTTATAAACCTACCGCCCGGCGCATCAGCAGTCGTGGTTTGCTGCCCTTGTCACCCTCACTGGATTCAATTGGCGTGATTGCCCATGACGTTGCCGGTTGCATCGCGCTGGATACGGTGATTGCCCAGCAGCCGCTGCACCCGCAGCAGAAAATGCTGAGTCAGGCGCGCTTTGCCGTGCCACAAACACTGGTGCTGGATGGCCTGGATGAGGAAATCACCGCCGCCTTTCATCTCAGCGTGGAGCGGCTGGTGCAGGCCGGGGCGCAGATTGAATTTATTCCCTGTCATGAGTTCGCCGAGCTGGCAGCGATCAACGCCGCCGGCGGTTTCACCGCGCTGGAGTCCTGGCGCTGGCACCAGCCGCTGATTGCCGAACATGCCGAAGACTATGACCCACGGGTGCTGTCACGTATTCGTCGCGGCCGGTTGCTCGATGAGCAGGATCTGCAGCAATTGCGGATGCAGCGTGCCGATTGGCAACGGCGAGTGACCGCGGCAGTGGAAAAATTTGACGCGTTGTTGATGCCAACCCTGCCCTTCGTTGCGCCGACCATTGCCGAACTGCAGGAGGATGAAGACGCCTATTTCCGTATCAACGGTGCCGCGTTGCGTAACCCTTCGGTGATTAACTTCCTCGATGGTTGTGCGCTGTCGCTGCCCTGTCAACGAGGTGATACGGCTCCTGTGGGGCTGATGGTGGCTGGGCTGCCGCTGCATGACGAGGCGCTGCTGGGCTGGGCGCTGGCGATTGAACGCTGCCTCGCCGAGGCGTGA